One region of Mucilaginibacter gotjawali genomic DNA includes:
- a CDS encoding cadherin-like beta sandwich domain-containing protein: MMHNNLTRRNAQLHPFAAHLQAKWRFVFFVVLTVMFGLNNTVMGQTFASSAVITGTSGNATPAPYPSTIAVSGLAGTISGLTIDVQGITSASLPGPFSLLLVGPLGENIVLLAGTAAQATAGPSNVELFFSDQASTFATNGNLNSGTYKPTSYVPANYAFPSPAPSGPYNLPGSSASNPTLSSIFNGASPNGTWRLYAVYGSNAFTISSWAITITQQISTTPTTTTVTSNPNPSFITSPNNSVTLTAEIGSAAGTVNEGTVTFTANGKALGAATVSGGVATLNPSFSTAGTYNIQATYNANSTYLSSTGSLTQQVNIHPTTINSIIPNSAFSNGSAMPFTVTFGASITGLSTGNFNLTTTGAVSGASVASVSGSGSTYTVTVNTGTGDGMIVLNLANATGLTPGISTNLPFSGGGTIDKTPPVATIGSPSATTVGNSGTSSVSYNVNYADANFGSSNLTASGITLNTTGTASGTVSVTGSGTSYVVTISHILGVGTLGISVAGGYATDLAGNTDTGAGASQTVNVSGDILPSISSVTPASGPVGTLVIISGTNLTAPTAFTIGGVPAIVVSNNGNTLVGMVMPGAVTGPVSFTSNGGTAGSGANFTVTATLYPSLQQGSKLVGTGNTGNAEEGISVAVSADGNTAIAGGNFDNSSRGAAWVYTRSGGIWTQQGSKLLGNDAVGSATDQGNSVAISADGNTAIVGGFGDNNNQGAAWVYTRSGGTWTQQGPKLVGTGVAGSYGAVQGYSVAISADGNTAIVGGYYDNSGVGAVWVYTRSGGTWTQQGAKLVGSGAVGSNVYQGWSVSLSADGNTAVAGGFADNNSQGAAWVYTRSGGVWTQQGAKLVGTGATGNAGQGFSVSLSADGNTAIVGGKSDNSSVGAAWVYTRSGGVWSQQGSKLVGTGAVGAAEQGVSVSLTADGNTAMVGGWFDNNSQGAAWVYTRSGGVWTQQGAKLVGTGSTGSSSEQGSSVSLSADGNTAIAGGFGDNSSLGAAWAYISLPAPTVQAGNVIFTNTTTLATTASWTNGNGSSRAVFMYAGSSGSPAPVNNTAYIANAAFGTGDQVGGTGWYCVYNGTGNTVNITGLSIGTTYQLMVVEYNGPGSNVKYLTTAGTGNPAGVTTLPPQPPTIAGFTPTSGPVGTLVTISGTNLIAAAGLTIGGVPAIIISDKDNTLVGMVMPGAATGPVSITAAGGMAAGGSNFKVTATLYPSLQQGSKLVGTGSSAIAGQGASVAVSADGNTAIVGGPSDNSNVGAVWIYTRTGGVWTQQGPKLVDNNNIGPYGAAQGTSVAISADGNTALAGGYNAAGAGAVWVYTRSGGTWTQQGSPLVGTDALAGSYSGASVSLSADGNTAIAGDYGGYSYYHGAAWIYTRSGGTWTQQGPKLVFTDAAVNSGQGSSVSLSADGNTAIVGGYADNSSQGAAWVFSRSGGVWTQQGSKLVGTGAVGAAAQGTSVAISADGNTSIIGGAHDNSYIGATWVYTRSAGVWTQQGLKLVGKGAAGKSGQGTSVSLSSDGNTAIVGAESDYNNQGAAWVYTRNSGTWTQRGPKLVGTDATSGAYIGASVSLSADGNTAMTGGFGDNNSLGAAWAYISLQAPTAQAGNLTFTGTTKTATTAGWTNGNGTSRAVFMFAGSSGSPAPVNNTAYNANAAFGTGDQVGSTGWYCVYNGTGNTVHITGLTKGTTYQLMVIEYNGTSGNIRYLTTQSTGNPASVTSLSDNANLIGLSVSAGTLTPAFTTATTSYTASVPNSVTSVTVTPTTADATATVTINVVAVNSGIASGAIPLSVGPNTITTVSTAQDGVTTKTYTITITRSLPANPNLSNLTISAGTLTPAFATATINYTASVANSVSSITVTPKASDALATITVNGTAVSNNTASGAIPLNVGSNVITTVVTAQNGTTTKTYTVTVTRAASSNADLSNLSLSSGTLTPVFASGTTSYNGSVVNSVTSVTVTPTTSDATATLTVNGTAVSSGTASGAIALNVGPNTITTVVTAQDGTTKTYTVTLTRMLPANANLSGLAISAGALTPAFATATTSYTLSVANAVTSTTVTPKASDALATITVNGVAVSSGTASGAIALNVGTNVITTIVTAQNGTTTKTYTVTVTRAAGSLNSVYEPISVTNPAGKAQMMGEELVVRQGLSPNGDGINDFLQIDGITNYPDNKLTIMNRSGQLIFEAKGYDNSTKVFDGHSNKTGAMQLPGTYFYSLDFTVNGTTKHRTGFIILKY, from the coding sequence ATGATGCACAACAACCTTACCCGCCGCAACGCACAATTACACCCGTTTGCCGCTCATTTGCAGGCCAAATGGCGATTTGTTTTTTTTGTTGTTTTAACCGTCATGTTTGGGTTAAATAATACGGTAATGGGGCAAACGTTCGCCAGTTCTGCCGTAATTACCGGAACCTCGGGCAATGCCACCCCTGCGCCATACCCGTCAACCATAGCGGTAAGCGGTCTTGCAGGCACAATAAGTGGCTTAACAATTGATGTACAGGGTATAACTTCTGCATCATTACCGGGTCCGTTTTCACTATTACTGGTAGGACCCCTGGGAGAAAATATTGTTTTACTTGCTGGTACAGCAGCTCAGGCTACTGCCGGTCCATCCAATGTGGAGTTGTTTTTCTCGGACCAGGCAAGTACATTTGCCACCAACGGAAATTTGAATTCGGGTACCTATAAGCCTACATCTTATGTACCAGCCAATTACGCATTTCCTTCGCCTGCTCCATCCGGCCCTTATAATCTGCCAGGCAGTAGCGCTTCCAATCCCACTTTATCTTCCATTTTCAACGGTGCCAGTCCAAATGGTACCTGGCGCTTGTATGCAGTTTATGGAAGCAATGCTTTCACGATCAGCAGCTGGGCGATTACCATTACGCAGCAAATAAGTACCACGCCAACAACTACAACTGTTACCTCAAACCCTAATCCTTCTTTTATAACTTCACCCAACAACTCGGTAACTTTAACTGCCGAAATTGGAAGTGCAGCAGGTACTGTTAACGAGGGAACTGTTACTTTTACCGCCAATGGCAAAGCGCTTGGCGCCGCGACGGTGTCCGGCGGAGTGGCAACGCTTAACCCCAGCTTTTCAACAGCAGGTACTTACAATATCCAGGCGACTTATAACGCAAATTCAACTTATTTGTCAAGCACCGGTTCACTTACCCAGCAAGTAAACATTCATCCTACGACAATAAATTCCATTATTCCCAACAGCGCCTTCTCAAACGGAAGCGCGATGCCGTTCACAGTAACCTTCGGCGCTTCAATTACCGGGCTAAGCACCGGTAATTTCAACTTAACCACCACCGGAGCAGTGAGCGGAGCAAGTGTAGCATCGGTCAGCGGATCCGGTTCAACTTATACCGTAACGGTAAATACCGGCACCGGCGATGGCATGATCGTCTTAAACCTGGCTAATGCAACGGGGTTAACCCCCGGCATAAGTACAAACTTACCTTTTTCGGGAGGAGGGACGATTGATAAAACGCCGCCGGTGGCAACAATTGGTTCGCCGTCGGCAACAACAGTGGGCAATAGCGGAACGAGCTCGGTTTCGTATAACGTAAACTACGCGGATGCAAATTTCGGCTCCAGTAACCTTACAGCTTCAGGCATTACCTTAAATACTACCGGTACGGCAAGCGGCACAGTATCAGTGACGGGGTCCGGCACGTCCTATGTTGTCACCATTTCACATATTTTGGGTGTCGGAACCCTCGGTATTTCAGTGGCAGGGGGATATGCCACCGATTTGGCCGGCAATACAGATACCGGCGCCGGCGCATCGCAAACGGTAAATGTTTCCGGCGATATTTTGCCCTCTATCAGTTCCGTTACCCCGGCGAGCGGCCCCGTGGGTACATTGGTAATTATAAGCGGCACAAATTTAACCGCCCCAACTGCCTTTACCATCGGCGGTGTGCCAGCCATCGTAGTATCAAACAATGGCAACACTTTGGTGGGCATGGTGATGCCCGGAGCAGTAACCGGACCTGTGTCATTTACCAGCAACGGCGGTACAGCAGGCAGCGGCGCCAACTTTACGGTAACCGCAACCTTGTATCCGTCATTACAACAGGGATCAAAATTAGTGGGCACCGGCAACACGGGCAACGCAGAGGAGGGCATTTCGGTAGCGGTAAGCGCCGATGGCAATACCGCCATCGCAGGCGGCAATTTCGACAATTCAAGCCGTGGGGCCGCCTGGGTATACACCCGCAGCGGCGGCATATGGACACAACAGGGTTCAAAACTGTTAGGCAATGATGCTGTTGGCAGTGCCACCGATCAAGGCAATTCAGTTGCCATCAGTGCCGATGGCAATACAGCAATAGTAGGGGGCTTTGGTGACAATAACAACCAGGGCGCTGCCTGGGTTTATACCCGTAGCGGCGGTACCTGGACACAGCAGGGGCCCAAACTGGTGGGTACAGGCGTTGCCGGTTCTTATGGCGCCGTTCAAGGCTATTCGGTAGCGATCAGCGCCGATGGCAATACGGCAATTGTGGGCGGTTATTATGATAATTCAGGCGTAGGCGCGGTTTGGGTTTATACCCGCAGCGGTGGTACCTGGACACAGCAGGGCGCAAAGCTGGTGGGCTCGGGCGCTGTTGGCAGTAATGTTTATCAGGGCTGGTCGGTATCGCTTAGCGCCGATGGTAATACAGCCGTTGCGGGCGGCTTTGCTGACAATAACAGCCAGGGCGCAGCCTGGGTTTACACCCGCAGCGGCGGCGTATGGACTCAGCAGGGCGCAAAGCTGGTAGGTACCGGCGCTACCGGCAATGCGGGTCAGGGTTTTTCCGTATCCCTGAGCGCCGATGGCAATACGGCCATAGTAGGCGGGAAAAGTGATAATAGCAGCGTTGGTGCGGCCTGGGTTTACACCCGCAGCGGCGGTGTATGGTCACAGCAAGGCTCAAAACTGGTGGGTACAGGCGCTGTCGGCGCTGCCGAACAGGGCGTTTCCGTATCCCTTACCGCAGATGGCAACACGGCGATGGTTGGGGGCTGGTTTGACAATAACAGCCAGGGCGCAGCCTGGGTTTACACCCGCAGCGGCGGCGTATGGACCCAGCAGGGCGCAAAGCTGGTGGGTACCGGCAGCACCGGCAGCAGTTCCGAACAAGGCAGTTCCGTATCGCTCAGCGCGGACGGTAATACAGCCATTGCAGGCGGCTTTGGCGATAATAGCAGCCTGGGCGCAGCCTGGGCATATATTTCATTGCCGGCCCCCACTGTGCAGGCCGGCAACGTAATTTTTACAAACACCACCACATTAGCTACCACCGCCAGCTGGACAAATGGTAACGGCTCCTCAAGGGCGGTATTTATGTATGCAGGTTCGTCGGGCAGCCCGGCACCGGTAAACAATACCGCTTACATAGCCAATGCGGCTTTTGGCACAGGCGACCAGGTGGGCGGCACCGGCTGGTACTGCGTTTATAACGGCACAGGCAACACGGTAAACATTACCGGCCTAAGCATCGGAACTACCTACCAGTTAATGGTAGTTGAATATAACGGCCCGGGCAGCAACGTGAAATATTTAACCACTGCAGGCACAGGCAATCCGGCAGGGGTAACAACCTTGCCGCCGCAGCCCCCCACCATTGCAGGTTTTACCCCGACGAGCGGACCCGTGGGCACATTGGTAACCATAAGCGGTACAAATTTAATCGCGGCAGCCGGCCTTACCATAGGCGGTGTGCCGGCAATAATAATATCAGACAAAGATAACACCCTGGTGGGCATGGTGATGCCCGGCGCGGCAACCGGACCTGTTTCAATAACTGCGGCAGGCGGCATGGCTGCAGGTGGCAGTAACTTCAAAGTAACTGCAACCCTGTACCCATCGCTGCAGCAAGGCTCAAAGCTGGTGGGTACGGGCTCCAGTGCTATTGCAGGTCAAGGCGCGTCAGTGGCTGTTAGCGCCGATGGCAACACCGCAATAGTGGGCGGACCATCTGACAATTCCAACGTGGGCGCCGTATGGATTTATACCCGAACCGGCGGTGTGTGGACACAGCAGGGGCCCAAACTCGTGGATAACAACAATATCGGCCCCTATGGCGCTGCTCAAGGCACTTCAGTAGCGATTAGCGCCGATGGCAATACAGCCCTTGCAGGCGGGTATAATGCTGCTGGCGCGGGTGCGGTTTGGGTTTATACCCGCAGTGGCGGTACCTGGACACAACAGGGTTCGCCATTAGTAGGCACCGATGCGCTCGCCGGCAGTTATTCAGGCGCTTCTGTATCGCTAAGTGCCGATGGCAATACGGCCATAGCAGGTGATTACGGTGGCTATAGCTATTACCACGGTGCCGCCTGGATTTACACCCGTAGCGGCGGCACCTGGACACAACAAGGCCCAAAGCTGGTTTTTACCGACGCTGCCGTCAATTCCGGCCAGGGGAGTTCGGTATCCCTTAGCGCCGATGGCAATACCGCCATAGTGGGTGGTTATGCCGATAATAGCAGCCAGGGCGCCGCATGGGTCTTCAGCCGCTCCGGTGGCGTATGGACACAGCAGGGCTCAAAACTGGTGGGTACGGGTGCTGTCGGTGCTGCTGCTCAGGGCACTTCGGTAGCGATCAGCGCCGATGGCAATACGTCCATAATAGGCGGAGCGCATGACAATAGCTACATAGGTGCCACATGGGTTTACACCCGCAGCGCTGGCGTCTGGACACAGCAAGGCCTAAAGCTGGTTGGGAAGGGCGCTGCCGGCAAATCCGGGCAAGGTACTTCTGTATCGCTAAGCTCGGATGGCAATACGGCAATTGTAGGTGCGGAGTCTGATTATAACAACCAGGGCGCGGCATGGGTTTACACCCGCAACAGTGGTACCTGGACACAGCGGGGCCCAAAACTGGTGGGCACAGATGCTACCTCCGGTGCCTACATAGGCGCTTCTGTATCGCTCAGCGCTGATGGCAACACCGCCATGACAGGCGGCTTTGGCGATAATAACAGCCTGGGCGCCGCCTGGGCATATATTTCATTGCAGGCCCCCACCGCGCAGGCCGGCAACCTAACCTTTACCGGCACCACCAAAACCGCTACCACCGCCGGCTGGACAAACGGCAACGGCACCTCGCGTGCTGTGTTTATGTTTGCAGGTTCGTCAGGCAGCCCGGCGCCGGTAAATAATACAGCCTACAACGCCAACGCGGCTTTTGGCACCGGCGACCAGGTTGGCAGTACCGGCTGGTACTGCGTTTATAACGGAACAGGTAACACGGTACACATTACCGGCCTGACTAAAGGAACTACCTACCAGTTAATGGTAATCGAATATAACGGTACAAGTGGCAACATAAGATATTTAACAACCCAAAGTACCGGCAACCCTGCCAGCGTTACCTCGCTTTCAGATAACGCCAACCTGATAGGTTTAAGCGTAAGCGCAGGAACATTAACCCCGGCATTTACGACCGCAACCACCAGCTATACAGCATCGGTACCCAATTCGGTAACTTCGGTAACCGTAACGCCAACTACCGCAGATGCTACTGCAACAGTGACAATAAATGTTGTAGCGGTAAATTCGGGGATAGCCTCAGGTGCCATTCCTTTAAGTGTTGGCCCTAATACCATTACAACTGTTTCTACTGCGCAGGACGGGGTAACCACCAAAACCTATACAATCACCATAACGCGGTCATTGCCTGCCAATCCCAATCTTTCCAATTTAACCATCAGCGCAGGGACGTTAACGCCTGCATTTGCAACGGCAACAATTAACTACACGGCATCTGTAGCTAATTCGGTAAGCTCAATAACCGTGACGCCAAAAGCCAGTGATGCGCTGGCAACAATAACAGTTAATGGTACTGCGGTAAGTAACAACACCGCATCAGGTGCTATACCTTTAAATGTGGGTAGCAACGTTATTACCACAGTGGTAACAGCCCAGAACGGCACCACCACCAAAACCTATACGGTTACTGTAACGCGCGCTGCTTCAAGCAATGCTGATTTATCAAACTTAAGCTTGAGCAGCGGAACCTTAACACCCGTATTTGCATCAGGCACTACCAGTTATAACGGATCAGTGGTGAATTCAGTAACTTCGGTAACCGTAACGCCAACCACCAGTGACGCTACGGCAACCCTAACAGTAAATGGTACGGCCGTAAGCTCTGGTACCGCCTCAGGTGCTATTGCTTTAAATGTAGGGCCCAATACCATTACCACTGTAGTTACGGCACAGGATGGCACCACCAAAACCTATACGGTAACGCTAACACGGATGCTGCCCGCTAATGCCAATCTTTCCGGTTTAGCAATAAGCGCAGGGGCATTAACGCCTGCCTTTGCAACCGCTACTACCAGTTATACCCTATCAGTTGCCAATGCGGTAACATCAACTACGGTGACGCCCAAAGCAAGCGATGCCCTGGCAACCATAACAGTGAACGGTGTGGCGGTAAGTTCAGGCACGGCCTCGGGCGCAATTGCTTTAAATGTGGGTACCAATGTGATCACGACCATCGTTACGGCCCAAAACGGAACGACCACCAAAACCTATACGGTAACGGTAACCCGTGCAGCGGGCTCATTGAACAGCGTTTATGAACCGATAAGCGTAACAAACCCGGCCGGAAAGGCACAAATGATGGGCGAGGAGCTTGTAGTACGCCAGGGATTATCGCCCAATGGTGATGGTATCAATGACTTTTTGCAGATAGACGGGATCACCAATTACCCGGATAACAAACTGACGATAATGAACCGCAGCGGGCAATTGATCTTCGAAGCCAAAGGGTATGACAACAGCACGAAGGTGTTTGACGGACACTCCAACAAAACCGGCGCTATGCAATTGCCGGGTACTTATTTTTATTCGCTTGATTTTACCGTAAACGGCACAACCAAACACAGAACAGGATTCATCATACTGAAGTATTAG
- a CDS encoding response regulator: protein MINVAIVEDDIYIRNSVVEFLQMQPEFNHVGEFGSVEAFLKINTVPDVLLLDIELPGITGLEGAFRIKQKHPSVNILMLTVYEDKERIFKALQAGATGYLLKNTPLHKIKTALLEALDGGAPMSPLVAKKVIAYFSGKQVAAESNEHEQLTLREREVSQLLITGETYKQIAWKLNISPDTVRQHIKNIYRKLQVNSRVQLINEFR from the coding sequence ATGATAAATGTTGCAATAGTTGAGGATGATATTTATATCAGGAACAGTGTGGTTGAATTTTTACAAATGCAGCCTGAATTTAATCACGTGGGCGAGTTTGGAAGCGTCGAGGCATTTCTGAAGATCAATACCGTGCCGGATGTATTGTTGCTGGATATCGAGCTACCCGGTATTACCGGCCTTGAAGGCGCATTCAGGATCAAACAAAAACATCCGTCGGTAAATATCCTCATGCTTACCGTTTACGAAGACAAAGAGCGCATTTTTAAGGCATTGCAGGCCGGGGCTACCGGCTACCTGTTAAAAAACACGCCACTGCATAAAATAAAAACGGCTTTGCTGGAGGCTTTGGATGGCGGCGCACCTATGAGCCCGTTGGTTGCAAAGAAAGTGATCGCCTATTTTTCGGGCAAGCAAGTCGCGGCTGAAAGCAATGAGCATGAACAACTTACCCTCCGCGAACGCGAGGTATCACAGCTCCTCATTACCGGCGAAACGTATAAACAAATTGCCTGGAAGCTCAATATCTCACCGGATACCGTAAGGCAGCATATCAAAAACATCTACCGCAAATTACAGGTGAACAGCCGGGTACAGCTCATTAACGAGTTCAGGTAA